CATTGCGACGATAAGATCTCAAGATTAAATACGAGATGTGATCTTTATGAGGCAAATCAAACAAATAGTGATTGTGAAGGGAAGAAAGAGGTGATCAACAtcgattacaatactcaacttcaaattattttagataatttcttgatgtcaaatcaagtttcatttgaaaaatttgaagttCAATGTGGTAATCTTGTTGAGAAAGCATATGAGTCTCAACAAAAGTTGGTTGAGATGGAGACTGAGTGTAAGGCTATTGTGGTGGACGACAATCCACAAGTGATAAGTGTTGGTCTCTACCTGAAGTCTCAGCAAATGGGGTCTGAAGAACTCACTCATGTGCAAATGAATATATATCCTTCTTTAAGGTGGGAGAACTTAAATTCCAAAGGTTCAATAGTGAGTGCATGGGAGTATCTGATTCTTTATGCCTAGTTCATGGAATTCCTGccaaacaagaggaagaagaaggtgatATATTCTTTCTATCATTTTTGCCACCCTAACAGTGGTTGAAGCGTCAAGCTCAATGACGTAAAAGAAAGCGCTTGATGGGAGGCAACTCATCCTTTTCCCTGCTTTgctatttgtttatgttattccATTTGTTATAAACTTTTGTATGGAGTCAACTTGAGAAGTGTCTGGTTTATGAACTTATTATTCCCTTATTTTGGAATGCATctgaatttgtttattattaatgaattgactTTTCTTGAAATTTTCCAGTTCAGCGAAAATACACAGTCAGCTGGcctagggggtattccaaaacaaaaaaatttttacaaggacgaaatctgacaaaaaatttttacaaaggggaaaaccaaaagtgacttatattacagggggtaaataccTTTTAACCCATGATTTTATATTGCATATGTCAAATACACTACAACACCGAATTTTAAGAATATGATGATGTTAAAATAATATGAGATGAAAATGTAATAGTTTACAATAACTATTTTTTAGCGATTGTCTTAATGCATGCTACTTCAGTTGTTTCACCCATCAATTATAAATTGCATTGATTTATGTATCAAGAATTTACATTTTCTATACATTGAAGAACCAGAAATTGGTAGAATGTAAACACATTTGATAATAAGAAACAAGAGGGTGGGGGGATACTTGTTGGAGATCACATTTATCTTCTATTTGCAGTTTGACAAATATTTCTATTTATAATTTGACAAACATGCATATAACAACTTGTTTATGTTTTAGTAAAAGCTTAATTTTCTTTAAGCTGAAAAAACATGTTGAATGATCAACTTGGTATTACCGTGGGGGTGTTGTGACTGCCTcgtttgattttgtatttgatgaAAGATATTGCATGAATACAAAATACTGTTTGTCAAGTtctacaacaacaatatcataatACATACGTGGGACAAATTCATACACATCGAATACATTCTATACATGTATCATAGATCTATACAAAATGTAATATTGTAACTATAGTAATGTTTGAacattaaaatgaaattatcgAAAAAAAGGTTTGACAACTAACAAGATATGGGGTTTTGAGTTGGATGTTCGAGAAAAAGTTGTGACTCCTTTTTAATTGCTTAGTCTTAACAAGCCTTCTCCCTCTACCCAAGTCAGGAATGACAGGGTAGTTAATGCAATACATTTGACGCATTTTATTGGCAAATATCACGATTCTTCCAGTTTCGACGCCTACAATTGAAAGATTTTATTCGACAGTGAAAATTGTCAATattaatttgaaagaaaaaaatggaaatgagTTATTAACATATAACACAACAACTTACAATGGAAGAAATATTGCAACAAGCAAGTTCTGATGTTGAAGGAGTATTACGAAGAAAATCTCGAGTTTGATCCATGCTGCTATCAAAATTTATATTCCTTCAACAAATTAATTACTAAGATTTGTCCATGATGCAGTAGATCGTAAGATTTTGATTATAAttcttttatcaaattttataatctcaaaggattaatttataattctcttgagaattataaattaatttataaccactaattcaactttaattaataatacttttatctttccattttttttttaaaacaaataagatTTGCCTACGAAGAAAGCTATTATGTTAGCCAGTTGGTTTGTAAAAGGATAATATAAAAAGAGTAATGTCAAacatttaatcattttaatataaagGCTGATGataatagtttaattttcatgcaCCGATAAATGTAAAAAGTCAAACAATTTTAACTATAATCACTTTTATTGAATAAGAACCTATCTTTAAAAGACCTTACACACACATAGCTGTGATTTAATTGAGCATCAAATTCACATGATATATGTGACCCTGAGACACATACTTACTTAGGGACAAACGTTAATGTAGAAGGTTTGGACACACTCACACAAATgcttttttaaaagataaattttgttgatgttgaatgatgtgattaatttatttatcaattaattttCTCCATTGTTGTGTGTGCgcccaaataattttatttatgtttatatcTATGTAAGGCTTTCTCGTGACTCTCAATGTTCAATATCTCTCTATCCATtatctaataaaataatataacatggAGTAATATCTATTTTGAATCTCCAACAAAGATCTCATAAAGACAGAGAATGAAGAACCAAAGGAAAATTCTCTATCCAAAGTTGTATAATTTGCATTACATGCACAAATAGTTCTACAAGGATGTACTTCTTCTAAATTAGACAAAACCatgcatttttaaatttttcacaCATCATCTATTTTCAACTAAAGTACAATAAAACAACGTTAGTTTTTCTCACTTATACacacataaacaaacaaaaccgACCCAAAAAAGTGACACaacaatatcatatatattcaatcttcaaaacaatagtaattatatcaAAGTTTATTTACTAAAATGGAACATGCGTGGTTAAACATTTTTAATGTTAactattgaataaaatttaatttgattttgttgttattaGGTACCGTTTTCTTCtcttccacccaaaacataaaACACTACTTATGCTGATAGGATTGTCTCAATTGATATAAAGTTGAATCATTGTAAAATGTGAGATCAATTCCGCTCTTAGTTTaagaacaatttttattaattgtctGAAAGTCAATCTGTTAACATTCGAGTTGAGTTTTGAAATCTGCTCCGATCCTCATAGTGTCCAAAATTCAActtctatatttatatatttttatgtaaaaaaataaaacgcCACTTATGAAGAATGTGTTAATACACAAGATAATAAAAACCCTAATATCCTTAGTGCAATAACAAATCCCTAAACACACACAAATCAATCTCAAACCTTTCACTACAAGATCCAACGGTTGAAAAGTGTGGAACACTCGTGCTTATCACTCACCACCATCTTTCTTCACACTCATTTCACTTCTCAGTACTGTTTCTGTTTCTCTCCTAACATGAACCAAAACATCATCATCGATCTTCAACGTTGTTGTTCCTTTTCACTTTGAACAACATTGATCTTTGTTTCAATTCCAACCCATTAACATAATCATAAAACCCatcaagaaaaacataatttttttcatcttcaaaCGTTAATTCTCAGCTGGGTTGTAAAAAAATCCAACTTTATTTCTTAAAGGTGTGATTTTTATCCTGTTCTTCGTTTAAAGATTGAATCTTTATTGAAGTTTAACGTGTTTTTTTCATCTGggttgtgtttttttgttgtggtTGTAGGTGTTGAACTTGTTGAAGTGAAGTttctttgattttgtgtttgtgtttttctAATGGTAAGTGATAATTACCAGAAGATGATGTCTGATGTCGCTGTTCGATCGATGGTGAAAAACGGTGATTTCGCTGAAGATTTAGCTGTTTTAAGGCGGCAACAACAAGAGGTGAATGAAAGAGACAGGGAAGTTGCAAGGTTGAGAAGTGGGTCGGCACCTCCTACTGTTGAAGGGTCTATGACGGCGTTTGGTGGTTTATACGGTGGTTCTCAGGTAAGTTATGGcggtggaggtggtggtggaggtgggAGGGGTTTTGGCAGTGAAGAAGAGATTCGTGCTGATCCATCTTATGTGAATTATTATTATCAGAATGCGAATCTGAATCCTAGGCTGCCTCCACCGTTGGTGTCGAAGGAGGATTGGCGGTTTTCGCAGCGGATGAAAGGTGGTTTGAAGGTTGGAGGGATTGGAGATCGGAGGAGGTTGAATGGTGAAGGTGGTGATGAGGGTGGAGATGGTGAAAGGTCTGTTTTTTCTGGACAGGGTGGTGTGTTTAATGGGAAGGAGGATGGTGTTGAATGGGGCGGCGATGATGGCTTGATCGGCTTGCCAGCATTGGGGCTTGGGAGTAGGCAGAGGAGCATTGCTGAGATATTTCAGGTGAGGGTTTAGGCAAATTTTTAACACGTTTGTATTTggatattttgtttgttttttttgttgttataagattAGCTGAACTTGTAATTGAAATTGTGTTATTGTgtatgtgtttttaatttcttagaTTGAGACCTTTTTAGCTAACCTTGTGATTTGAGTATgttgtgtgtttttaattatttcaaatatatgtttgttgtattcaagattttatttaattcaccTGGGTTGCTATCCCTAATATATCGGAGATTTGCGCGGGATGGTGTTTGTAGTTGCAGATTTTAATTCAAGGTTTTAAATCACCCTCGTCGCGAATCCCTGAAATTGCGGAGATTCGCGCGGTACGGTggatatttttgaaaaaccCTTGTAGTATTACTTATGTTCTTTTTTGAAGATTGATGGTTTGACACTAGTTGACGTAATGTTGGTAATTGATATTCTTTCTGGATTACTGTAATAGGATTTATAGATAATGAATTGATTAATGTAGTTTTCTGTTTTATATCTCTTAAAGGCAGCTGTTTACTTGTCTTGTTAATGTATGTGTTTAAGTTGACTTTGAATTCATTCTGAATTTGCAGcaatcttttttgtttgtttctgttgTTGGAATTTCAGTTTTGTTGACCGGTTTTTGTCTTTTAGTTATAGCTAAGTTGAATTTGGAGATTCATTTCTATCTACTTGAAATTTCTTGTCTGGAGTGTTACTTTGTAACTGAAAaatgttattataattttaatgatCATGAGCTAAAAGTTACGAGTTCCGATAAATTATAtactaaaatattgtttatcGTGTTGTCGTTTTGTGTAATTATTGTTTCTAACATTTTCTTTATCATGATTTTCATAGCAGGACGAAATGAATAGTGCTGCATCTGCCTCCAAGCATCCTCATCATCTGCCTGGCCGTAATGTGTTCGATGACATTGCTGAAAAACCGGAAAACCATTTTGCTTATCTGCATCAAGATTTGGAAGATTTGCAGTCTGGTGGAAATCTTGATGGTTTGGCATCTCAGTCTTACGCTTCAGCTTTAGGATCCTCCTTGTCAAGGAGCGGCACCCCTGACGCTCAATTTGTACCAAGAGTTTCCAGCCCTTCTATTCCACCCATTGGCGAGGGTAGGTCCAACGCTGCAGACAAACGAAGTTTCAATGGCCAAAACTCATTTAATGGCGTCTCGTCTAATTTAAATGAGCCTGCGGATCTCGTATCTGCTTTGGCTGGCATGAATCTGTCTCAAAATGATGCAATAGATGATGAGAAACGTCCCCCGTCAGATTACACTCATAATGCTAAGCAGTACCAATACTTAAACAAGTCTGATTCTCTACCTTATCTGCGCCATTCTGTGAACAATCCCTATTTGAAAGCGAGTAAAAGTAGCGCCAGTTTTGGATTGGATATGAATGATTCTATGTTGTACGCAACTGAACAGCTAGAATCTCGTAAGGCTGGTGGATATTCTGATAACTCGCATTTCAAAGGATCTACACCAACTTTTACTGGAAGAGGTGGTTCGCCTGCTCATTATCAGAACGTCGATGATACACATATCTCGCACGCCAACTATAACATGGCTGGGTTTGCTGTTAACCCTTCATCACCACCGATGATGGGAAGCCCACACGGGAGTGCAAATTTGCCTCATTTCTTTGAACATGCTGCTCCATCGTCTCCGCTTGGAATGAATGCCATGGACTCTAGAGGCTTGGCAAGAGGCGCAAATTTAGGACCTTTGTTGGCTGCGTCAGAGTTACAGAATGCAAGCAGGTTGGGAAATCATGCTGCAGGTAGCACTCATCAGCTTCCCTTGATTGATCCTTTGTATCTTCAATATCTGAGATCAGGCGAAGTTGCTGCTGCACAGAGAAATAATTCAATTACTGATTTACTTGGCCTCCAAAAAGCTTATATAGAGTCATTAATTGCTCAGCAAAAAGCACAGTTTTCTGTCCCCTACTTAGGTAAATCAGCTAGCATGAACCATAATTCTTATGGAAATCCATCATATGGTCATGGCATGTCGTATCCAGGAAGTCCACTGGCTGGTTCTCCCTTCCCAAGCTCCATGTATGGGCCAGGTAGTCCTATGAGCCAAAGTGAGCGGAATATGCGTTTGGCTGCTGGGATGAGGAATGTTGCCGGAGTTTTCACGGGAGCTTGGCATTCTGACGCTGTTAGTAGTTTGGATGAGAACTTTCCTTCTTCGTTGCTTGATGAATTCAAAAGCAATAAAACCAAATGTTTTGAACTTTCAGAAATTGCTGGGCATGTTGTTGAGTTCAGGTGCATAATGCTTGGTcataatgttatatttttcttgacTTTGAACATTTAtctaactcattttttttaacatattacTTAACAGTGCTGATCAGTATGGAAGCCGTTTTATCCAACAGAAACTTGAGACAGCTTCAATGGAAGAGAAAACAATggttttcaatgaaattatgCCAAAAGCACTTACTCTTATGACTGATGTCTTCGGTAATTATGTGGTTCAGAAGGTAATTCTGTTCTTGACTTTGAACTTTATAGTGTGTTACTGTTATGCTTAAATGGGTATCAAATTCACTATATAAGGAAAAATAACTTCCATACTTATTCTATGCATTCCTAACTTACTCTGAATCATGTTCAGTTTTTTGAGCATGGAACAGCGGAACAAATAAGAGAACTGGCTGATCAGCTTACTGGTCATGTGCTGACCCTAAGTCTTCAAATGTATGGCTGCCGAGTTATCCAAAAGGTTTGTCTGATCATCAATTTATCCACCTTATGATATTTACCACCCTATTATTGTGCACCCTGTCGTTTTTATGATACCACCCTATTATTGTGCACCCTATCGTTTTTATGATTTACAATATTCTATAATTGTATTACACTTAATGGTCTAATTAGAGAGCTGATACTGTCCTAATTAGTGAGGCACAAGAgaataaaatcatattaaaactGTACCCAATCAACCCCTAGTTAAAGTaattacaataaaaaagaagatttCCGAGTTTTTACCTAATTAGTCGCATGCTCTTACCACCCCTGAACTTGTTCGATCACATACAAAATCAGGATACAGTGAGATTGGATTGAGATCGCAAACATCGTGAGATCATTCAATCTTGTGATCCCAAAAAAGATGATCGCTGGGTCGTGCTGCTCGACCTAGTTCCCCTAAACCTTGCCTCCTCCTCTTCAACGACTTCCGGCAAGCATCTGTTAATTCTGGCCTGCAAGTGATGGTCTCCGACAAATCTACTTGATTGCTCTGCTTGCAGCAATCACACTACGCAAAAGGGGCAAGAAAATACGAGGTGGTTGGAAGGCCCGACGGCTTTCCACGAGTGAGCCGCAGCAGTAAGAAGACTCTGTTTAGTTTTTAATGACTGGATGGGGGGAATTAGGGCAGGCACTGGTTTACAATTGgactaatattttgtttttgggcCCATGTCAATCATTAAATTGGGCTCTTTGATGGAAAACAACctcttttttgaaatttttattttaataaaaagacaggataataatttttttttgaaggaaaaaagacaggataataattgaaaataaataaataatatattaaaataaatatatcataaatgaaaaaaagtagaattatttatgataaatgtcttaattttttgtgttttgagCAATTATTTGTACTGTAAATGTAAATTGTATTTTGCTGCCTTTGATATATCGATCATTCCGTGATCTTCCACGAAGTTTAGGTTCGCTGATCCACGTTTTTAAGCGTAATTAATATGATATGTCATGTCACCCCAATATTCCGTGAAACTGTTGGTAGAATCGTTCACAGATTGCTCTCTTGTCAAATGATCTTGTCAATGACATCACTTTGATGGGTTGGCAAGCTCCTGTTGAAATAATGATAAGGTGCTGCCTTTTGTCTTATTAGGTACAATTTGTCaggtattttaatttattttgagagGAAGccaattcttttgttttattttgtcctCATTCTCTTGGTGTCTAATGTGTTTTCCATTTTGTTTACATGTAATTGTTCATTTTGTGTTTATACTGACATTTCGGCACATTATTATGCTGCCGTGATTTATCTGTGCTGGTTTTAAAATTTAcagttactaatctttttttctttctacattGTCCAGGCTATTGAAGTAGTTAATTTAGATCAAAAGACTAAAATGGTTACGGAGCTGGATGGTCATATTATGCGATGCGTGCGTGATCAGAATGGAAACCATGTCATCCAGAAGTGTATTGAATGTGTACCTGAGGATGAAATCAAGTTTATCGTTTCAACGTTTTATGACCAAGTTGTGACGTTGTCAACTCATCCATATGGTTGCCGTGTTATACAGGTGACAAATTCAtccttttgattttatttgtgtGAACACATTTACTGAATTGAAAATAACTGGCCAGAGACTATGATTCTAAATTAGTTGAGTTTTGATAAGCAGAGAGTCTTGGAGTACTGCCATGATCCTAAAACTCAACAGATTATGATGGATGAGATTTTGCAGTGTGTTTCCATGCTAGCTCAAGATCAATATGGGAACTATGTTGTACAGGTTTGTTGCATCTCAATTGGTATCGTAAATCGTTTGAGTATATGAAACCCtgaattaattatgaaatttcTTCAAGTAAAAACTAAATGATAGTAATAGTTTGTTTTGTGCTTTTAATTTTCCTTGGCGTTTGATTGCTTAAAATTTTTCAGCATGTGCTGGAGCATGGAAAGCCACATGAACGTACCGCGATAATAAAGGAATTCACTGGGCAGATAGTGCAGATGAGCCAGCAGAAGTTTGCTTCTAATGTTATAGAAAAGTGTCTCTCTTTTGGAACACCTACGGAGCGTCAAGTCCTTGTGAATGAGATGATTGGTTCTACTGATGACAATGAGCCTCTACAGGTTTGTGCATGAAAATGAATCCCTATTACATCAGCTCTTGTTTGTCGCGCCATACTCCTTTTAGTCATCTTTTCTTATTATATCCTAAAATTACAGCTTcatatagttttaattttttttttcctgttctTTGTCCatgttataatttgttttctttgcatgaaaattgttttttccctttatagtttttttttaacgtaAAATAGTTATAAGATGATGGTTTCTTCAGCTTTTTTTATCatagttcaattttatttccaaacaatgtttttttaaacaacttttagtcattaaaatttcatattaatGGTGCCATTAAGAGTAAGCATGGCTCTGCCATTGAAGGTATTTACAGCCTGGCTATATGCAAAAGTATCAGCGCAGACATATTTACATCCCTGATTTTATAGTTCTATTGCTACCATTTATGTCTCATGATATTTATTGCTATAGTCTAGAGTTTGTTGCATATGGTTCTTAAtaattgaatttgttttttcatgtttGTAACTAAGGTAAGCCTTGCGTACAATATCAGTTAATGCGCAGGATGTGTGCCTTTAGATAAATCTTGTGTAAATTTGGTACTGTTACTCTTGTCTTGTGTTACTTAGTGTCTTTACCATGTTACCACTTTctgattttcttatattttgatCGTATTTTTGTGGTGGTTTTAGGTTATGATGAAGGATCAGTTTGCAAACTATGTTGTACAGAAAGTTCTGGAAACCTGTGATGACCAGCAACTTGAGCTGATTCTTAATAGAATAAAGGTTCACCTGAATGCCTTGAAGAAGTATACCTATGGGAAGCACATTGTTGCTCGCGTGGAGAAATTGGTTGCTGCTGGAGGTACTTTCAATCTCATCATTTTTTCATTCGGGCTcataaattagttttacaatTTTCTCGACATTAGTTTTCTCGTGTATTCTAGAATATTCACATGTACTTATTTTAGTTTTCTCTTAAATAGTTGTATGTtctattattaattgaatattaGACTTCCTTCCCTAGAGATTCATCTATGGACTCCCTCGACATTTTTGATTTTTCACAAAACATACATGTTTGcatatcaaaaaatttatttgaagaaaaagttTATTTTCCATTCAACAATGAAATCTAATAATTTGAATGTATCAACTTTACAGACTCTAATTTGGTGATATCTCTAGTTAGCTTGGTACCTCAAGCAACCGTCGTGCTTAAAACTCGACATCTAAATCATCTACAAATCCTTTTGTGATCGAGTTGATAGCTTAATCACTGtcataatgatttttttttttcctttctcttttcaTTACATTCTGAAAGGATCTGCAAGTAATCTCCTAGGTGTTCTGAAGTCTAAGTTTCCGTTTGATGCCCTGTTTGgattaatttatttgagtttatctactctCGTAAGCCCTCTTGAGACTGTTAGGGAGAGCCTATGACAAATCTtctgacatgtccataagctgtttttatctAATTTCCAAAAATTCTCCATGATAGCCTATGAATTATAGCTTACATAAAAACAATTCGACTTTAGTTTACCTTTTATTCTAAAACTAATTTATACACAACTTCagcaattaatattataaaggGCCTTGGTTGGACAATTCAGCTTCATGAATCGACTTCGATGTTTCACGACACAATAGAAGCTATTGAccttttttcttcaatattcatttaatttgtttcattatgtataatttattgaactaattaaatattttatttgatggtGTATATGCAGAGAGGAGGATTAGTTTTCTGACACTAAACCATGCTGCACCACAGATGGTATAGAAAGTTATGTTATGTACAGCTAACTGAGAGGATAGTACAAGTGAAGTGGCCaaatcctttttcttttgttttcttcataTGATGATATCTCTAGTACTGATAATGGCACTGTCTATATTCAAATAGACAGGTGAGTAATAAATGGTTAGTTGTATGTACTTAAAACTGTacattttgttagttttgagGATTAGAATCAGATTAGCTGAGGCTGAAACTTCAGGTTCAGTTAGTAAATGTTTTCcatatatgatgtttatgagCTAGTTTTAATGTTGTACAGAGAAGTGTTTGACTGTACAAATTTTACTAGGTAATATCATAGGACAAATCTCTTGTATTCCGGATGCAAACATGTTTTTATGAGCTAAACTTTTTTGACCTTTTTAATCCTTCTTGTTcatattctttgatttttttcaggttatttatttatcattagtaattaataattttattaacaatggtctgttttatttatttaattttggtggattttgattttttgatgtTCAAAAGTTTCATTCAAAGCTTTTTCTAAAGCATTTTgatttataaacatttttaaaattatatttcattaaaTCATATAGTTTGAATTAAAGTGGAGACAACAGAATATGAAATTTTGTGGATTGGAAGTATATGAAGCATTTGTGGTTCCTTTCCTTATTTCATGTTTTGCAAGTTTTCTACACAAAGCGTTTTTATGAGAGTAAAAGGACTGTTTGATATCTCTTTtcgaaaattattttgatgtttttgttatttttttagacgAACGGTTATTCCtctgggaaaaaaaaaaactttggttACTTTGATTTGGAAAAGTTTTTACATAACTTTTTTCGAAGGTAAAAATGCCAAGTAGATAATTCTCATCTTATAAGAAAGTTTTAAAATTACCCTGGACTCAACAAAATGATTTGtaagaagtaataaaataagaagaCAACCAAGATGATTTTCTACCAAATAAAAGACCATgttattcatttaatttttatcagTAAAAAGGACCATGTTAATAATGATAATAGtttgaaaatattatacaaACTGTTTTTTACATGCCACTTGATAAATCTCATTAATAACTTTAtaagaaatgctaacaagtaccTTTGGAATATTGTTTAAgcatataaattaataaatattaaattgaaatttgtatgattatgatttttggGAGATTGTTATTTTAGTCTCTGAATAGAAAAGGAGTCGTCACTTTAATCTCAGAATGCAGATAAATTgcaaaatagtccctgaatgtaagttctgttagtcaatttagtcgaTAAAAGCAGACttcgttagtcaatttagtccttaaatGTAGACTCTGTtggtcattttagtccctgaaattgACCAACAAAGtctacattcagggactaaagtgactactcCTTTCTCATTCAAGGATTAAAGTGACTAATTTCCCTATGATTTTTAATGcgtttgacttgtattttcatgacaattttttttttttttgtgggttcCTTAAACAATACCATTAGAGCACTTGTTAGCAAGGCCCTAACATTATCTAGCCAAGAgaattttcttttaactttttttcctctctttcttCTTTATCGTCTTTTAAGAAAGAAATTGTCATACGAAAGTTGCAAATAAACATGATACTACACCAACGAGGTGTATACCATTCGAATTGTACTTGTGTGACATAATATCAAATGACATTGGTCAATTTAAATGTGGCACAtgttaatacaatttttttaaacataaaaatatgggaaagagagaggaaaaaaaataacagttGAATTGACTTATGTGTCATAATTAAATTGATCAATATTAATGTCATTTATATCTTAATGGTACGCAAGCGGAGTCTATACCATCACAATAAAAATGAATGCAACCAAGAGATTCAATATTAgtctaaaaaaatacaatacaaTCATAGAATACACAATCACAATTTCAAATATAGGTTAGCAATCACAGATTTTGAAGCCAAAGCCAAACAAGCCCTTTTACATCCAACAACTTTCCCTTCCTTTTGCACAAGTCCAAATGGACAAGAAACACTCAAATCATCTTCATAACTAGCAACACCACAACCTACACCACCACTTACTAAACTAGTCACACATATACAATGATATTtatacttgcaaaacaagtaaacAGTTACTTGTTACACAAGTCAACTAGTTCCAACTAAACTTAGTTTACTATCCACAAGCTGGAAACTGTCTTGTTCTCTGAGACcctgaactctatcaatggtgCACTCCTAATCAGTTGCATTTTCTTCATCATAAGTAGGATTACTTAACAAAGTGTTCATCAATGCTTTAATAGAGGTGTTTTTCATTTGCCAATCCCATGATTCAAATTCATTCATGATGTCATCTTTGCGAACGAAAATATTTT
Above is a genomic segment from Medicago truncatula cultivar Jemalong A17 chromosome 5, MtrunA17r5.0-ANR, whole genome shotgun sequence containing:
- the LOC11427522 gene encoding pumilio homolog 1 isoform X2, with translation MVSDNYQKMMSDVAVRSMVKNGDFAEDLAVLRRQQQEVNERDREVARLRSGSAPPTVEGSMTAFGGLYGGSQVSYGGGGGGGGGRGFGSEEEIRADPSYVNYYYQNANLNPRLPPPLVSKEDWRFSQRMKGGLKVGGIGDRRRLNGEGGDEGGDGERSVFSGQGGVFNGKEDGVEWGGDDGLIGLPALGLGSRQRSIAEIFQDEMNSAASASKHPHHLPGRNVFDDIAEKPENHFAYLHQDLEDLQSGGNLDGLASQSYASALGSSLSRSGTPDAQFVPRVSSPSIPPIGEGRSNAADKRSFNGQNSFNGVSSNLNEPADLVSALAGMNLSQNDAIDDEKRPPSDYTHNAKQYQYLNKSDSLPYLRHSVNNPYLKASKSSASFGLDMNDSMLYATEQLESRKAGGYSDNSHFKGSTPTFTGRGGSPAHYQNVDDTHISHANYNMAGFAVNPSSPPMMGSPHGSANLPHFFEHAAPSSPLGMNAMDSRGLARGANLGPLLAASELQNASRLGNHAAGSTHQLPLIDPLYLQYLRSGEVAAAQRNNSITDLLGLQKAYIESLIAQQKAQFSVPYLGKSASMNHNSYGNPSYGHGMSYPGSPLAGSPFPSSMYGPGSPMSQSERNMRLAAGMRNVAGVFTGAWHSDAVSSLDENFPSSLLDEFKSNKTKCFELSEIAGHVVEFSADQYGSRFIQQKLETASMEEKTMVFNEIMPKALTLMTDVFGNYVVQKFFEHGTAEQIRELADQLTGHVLTLSLQMYGCRVIQKAIEVVNLDQKTKMVTELDGHIMRCVRDQNGNHVIQKCIECVPEDEIKFIVSTFYDQVVTLSTHPYGCRVIQRVLEYCHDPKTQQIMMDEILQCVSMLAQDQYGNYVVQHVLEHGKPHERTAIIKEFTGQIVQMSQQKFASNVIEKCLSFGTPTERQVLVNEMIGSTDDNEPLQVMMKDQFANYVVQKVLETCDDQQLELILNRIKVHLNALKKYTYGKHIVARVEKLVAAGERRISFLTLNHAAPQMV
- the LOC11427522 gene encoding pumilio homolog 1 isoform X1, which produces MVSDNYQKMMSDVAVRSMVKNGDFAEDLAVLRRQQQEVNERDREVARLRSGSAPPTVEGSMTAFGGLYGGSQVSYGGGGGGGGGRGFGSEEEIRADPSYVNYYYQNANLNPRLPPPLVSKEDWRFSQRMKGGLKVGGIGDRRRLNGEGGDEGGDGERSVFSGQGGVFNGKEDGVEWGGDDGLIGLPALGLGSRQRSIAEIFQQDEMNSAASASKHPHHLPGRNVFDDIAEKPENHFAYLHQDLEDLQSGGNLDGLASQSYASALGSSLSRSGTPDAQFVPRVSSPSIPPIGEGRSNAADKRSFNGQNSFNGVSSNLNEPADLVSALAGMNLSQNDAIDDEKRPPSDYTHNAKQYQYLNKSDSLPYLRHSVNNPYLKASKSSASFGLDMNDSMLYATEQLESRKAGGYSDNSHFKGSTPTFTGRGGSPAHYQNVDDTHISHANYNMAGFAVNPSSPPMMGSPHGSANLPHFFEHAAPSSPLGMNAMDSRGLARGANLGPLLAASELQNASRLGNHAAGSTHQLPLIDPLYLQYLRSGEVAAAQRNNSITDLLGLQKAYIESLIAQQKAQFSVPYLGKSASMNHNSYGNPSYGHGMSYPGSPLAGSPFPSSMYGPGSPMSQSERNMRLAAGMRNVAGVFTGAWHSDAVSSLDENFPSSLLDEFKSNKTKCFELSEIAGHVVEFSADQYGSRFIQQKLETASMEEKTMVFNEIMPKALTLMTDVFGNYVVQKFFEHGTAEQIRELADQLTGHVLTLSLQMYGCRVIQKAIEVVNLDQKTKMVTELDGHIMRCVRDQNGNHVIQKCIECVPEDEIKFIVSTFYDQVVTLSTHPYGCRVIQRVLEYCHDPKTQQIMMDEILQCVSMLAQDQYGNYVVQHVLEHGKPHERTAIIKEFTGQIVQMSQQKFASNVIEKCLSFGTPTERQVLVNEMIGSTDDNEPLQVMMKDQFANYVVQKVLETCDDQQLELILNRIKVHLNALKKYTYGKHIVARVEKLVAAGERRISFLTLNHAAPQMV